In the genome of Pseudomonadota bacterium, one region contains:
- a CDS encoding folate family ECF transporter S component: MRGVDIGKARPYPVPMPAAQEHVPGRRADARRVAQIAVFAALAVVVRRFLTPPISGLNLGGFPLVMSGLVIGPVSGAWVGAISDLVGAQLAPHGSYDPVYTCTAMLTAAVPALMLRGMRETWVPRLPSLMASMLVGQVLTKCAIIPLYQQYLTGVPFAIATAKAFGVQLLHVPIYAILAQQILRALPPGDERRAAV, from the coding sequence GTGCGTGGGGTTGACATCGGGAAGGCGCGGCCCTATCCTGTGCCCATGCCCGCAGCACAAGAGCACGTTCCCGGCCGACGCGCAGACGCGCGTCGTGTTGCACAGATCGCAGTCTTTGCGGCCCTCGCCGTGGTGGTACGACGATTCCTCACCCCCCCGATCAGCGGACTCAACCTGGGCGGCTTTCCCCTGGTGATGAGCGGACTCGTGATCGGTCCCGTGTCTGGCGCCTGGGTGGGGGCCATCTCCGATCTCGTCGGGGCCCAGCTCGCGCCCCACGGCTCCTACGATCCCGTGTACACGTGCACCGCCATGCTCACGGCCGCGGTTCCCGCGTTGATGCTGAGGGGGATGCGCGAGACCTGGGTGCCTCGTCTCCCTTCCCTGATGGCATCGATGCTCGTCGGACAGGTGCTGACGAAGTGCGCCATCATCCCGCTCTATCAGCAGTATCTCACGGGCGTCCCGTTTGCGATCGCGACAGCCAAGGCGTTCGGCGTGCAGCTGCTGCACGTGCCGATCTATGCGATCCTTGCCCAGCAGATCCTCCGCGCGCTCCCACCGGGAGACGAGCGGAGGGCCGCGGTGTGA